One part of the Saprospiraceae bacterium genome encodes these proteins:
- a CDS encoding alkane 1-monooxygenase: MHRTDLKYLLVWLVPIFGFAGFYFQSWMSPGSFYLAFIGIPILESFLPVAHLNFKENDKVIRAQSKLFDVLLYLNLPILYALLCYFVYILTTQSIHVSTWIFLVLNMGILIGVIGINVAHELGHRKHWFDQLIAQLLLTPALYMHFTQEHNYWHHKYVSTPDDPSSARKNETVYVFWIRSIFGVLKNAFKLENRRLKSKGFHFFHWSNKLFIQILIQSTYLILVLYFAGITPLISVILAAFIGILLLETINYIEHYGLVRHKQINGLYQIPDNSHSWNSDHTLGRIFLYELTRHAHHHEKADVKYQNLDSLKRSPQLPYGYPACLLISLIPPFWFKLMNPRITSTK, encoded by the coding sequence ATGCATCGCACCGATCTCAAATATTTACTCGTATGGTTGGTACCAATATTTGGCTTTGCAGGCTTCTATTTCCAATCCTGGATGTCCCCTGGAAGTTTTTATCTTGCATTTATAGGCATCCCAATTCTAGAATCCTTCCTGCCTGTTGCACATCTTAATTTTAAGGAAAACGATAAAGTCATCAGAGCGCAATCTAAGCTGTTTGATGTGCTGCTTTATCTAAACCTTCCAATCCTTTATGCCCTACTATGCTATTTCGTTTATATTTTGACTACACAGTCAATCCATGTTAGCACCTGGATATTTTTAGTATTAAATATGGGTATTTTAATTGGCGTTATCGGGATCAATGTAGCACACGAATTAGGCCATCGCAAACATTGGTTCGACCAACTCATTGCACAATTATTGTTAACGCCTGCACTCTACATGCATTTTACACAAGAACATAATTATTGGCATCATAAATATGTTTCTACACCAGATGATCCATCGTCAGCTCGTAAAAACGAAACCGTTTATGTATTTTGGATTCGAAGTATTTTTGGCGTTCTAAAAAATGCTTTCAAACTCGAAAATAGACGATTAAAAAGTAAAGGATTTCATTTTTTTCATTGGAGTAATAAGTTATTTATTCAAATTTTAATTCAATCAACGTATTTAATCCTGGTTCTCTACTTTGCAGGTATTACCCCTTTAATTTCAGTTATACTCGCAGCATTCATAGGAATTCTTCTTTTGGAAACTATTAATTATATTGAACATTATGGCCTTGTACGCCACAAGCAAATAAATGGATTATACCAAATCCCAGATAATAGCCATTCCTGGAATTCCGACCATACGCTTGGAAGAATATTCTTGTATGAACTGACTCGCCATGCTCATCATCATGAAAAAGCAGATGTAAAATATCAAAATCTGGATAGTTTGAAAAGGAGTCCGCAATTGCCGTATGGCTACCCTGCTTGTTTATTGATATCATTGATTCCGCCCTTTTGGTTTAAACTAATGAACCCGCGAATTACCAGTACTAAATAA
- a CDS encoding adenosylhomocysteinase: MEQVAMHLKYRVKDISLADWGRKEIELAEAEMPGLMSLREEFGKTKPLQGARIAGCLHMTIQTAVLIETLIELGAEVSWSSCNIFSTQDHAAAAIAAKNIPVFAWKGMNEEEFNWCIEQTIFAFKDGQPLNMILDDGGDLTNMVLDQYPELISGIKGISEETTTGVLRLYERMRNGSLPLPCINVNDSVTKSKFDNKYGCKESCVDAIRRATDIMMAGKVAVVAGYGDVGKGSAASLRGAGCRVIITEIDPICALQAAMDGFQVMKMEDAVKLANIIVTATGNCDILTEKHFRKMKDKAIVCNIGHFDNEIDVAWLNKNYGQQKIEIKPQVDKYTIDDKDILLLAEGRLVNLGCATGHPSFVMSNSFTNQCLAQLELWHHAERYENKVYTLPKSLDEKVARLHLAKIGVELEELNTKQADYIGVQKEGPYKPEYYRY; encoded by the coding sequence ATGGAGCAAGTAGCAATGCATCTAAAGTATAGAGTGAAAGATATCAGTTTGGCTGATTGGGGACGTAAAGAAATCGAATTGGCAGAAGCAGAAATGCCTGGATTAATGTCATTAAGAGAAGAGTTTGGCAAGACGAAACCTTTACAAGGAGCTAGAATTGCAGGCTGTCTTCACATGACAATTCAAACAGCCGTTTTAATAGAAACCTTAATAGAATTAGGGGCTGAAGTAAGTTGGTCATCTTGTAATATATTTTCAACGCAAGATCACGCGGCCGCAGCAATAGCAGCTAAAAATATTCCTGTATTCGCTTGGAAAGGAATGAATGAAGAAGAATTTAATTGGTGTATCGAGCAAACAATTTTTGCATTTAAAGACGGACAGCCATTAAATATGATTTTAGATGATGGCGGGGACTTGACCAATATGGTTTTAGATCAATATCCTGAGTTAATTTCAGGTATTAAAGGTATTTCAGAAGAAACGACCACAGGAGTTCTTAGGCTCTATGAGAGAATGCGCAATGGAAGTTTGCCTTTGCCATGTATCAATGTGAATGATTCTGTTACAAAATCAAAGTTTGATAATAAATACGGGTGCAAAGAATCTTGTGTGGATGCAATTCGTAGAGCTACGGATATTATGATGGCTGGAAAAGTTGCCGTGGTAGCTGGATATGGGGATGTTGGTAAAGGTTCAGCAGCTTCCTTGCGGGGTGCTGGTTGCAGAGTAATTATTACAGAAATTGATCCAATTTGCGCCTTACAAGCTGCAATGGACGGTTTCCAGGTGATGAAAATGGAAGATGCTGTTAAATTGGCAAATATCATTGTGACTGCAACAGGAAATTGTGATATTCTAACAGAAAAACATTTCCGTAAAATGAAAGATAAAGCAATCGTTTGCAATATTGGCCATTTTGATAATGAAATAGATGTTGCCTGGTTAAATAAAAATTATGGTCAACAAAAAATAGAAATTAAACCGCAGGTAGATAAATACACAATTGACGATAAGGATATTCTGCTCTTAGCAGAAGGTAGACTCGTAAATTTAGGTTGTGCAACCGGTCACCCATCTTTTGTTATGAGCAATTCATTTACCAACCAATGTTTAGCTCAATTGGAATTGTGGCATCATGCAGAGCGATATGAAAATAAGGTTTACACTTTACCAAAAAGTCTGGATGAGAAAGTAGCCAGACTTCACTTAGCTAAAATTGGCGTTGAACTTGAAGAGCTAAATACAAAACAAGCAGATTATATTGGGGTACAAAAAGAAGGTCCTTATAAACCTGAGTATTATAGATATTAA
- a CDS encoding DUF2279 domain-containing protein, giving the protein MILQQRFNKILLSLVVSFSLSATAYLQSKVQSFLTPADSFNSKRAWLAGSFGAATYTGFSFGLYNAWYKKSKLTTFHFFNDFGEWNHLDKVAHSYNSYIQASNSFDGARWCGYSEKNALVWAGTISFLFQSTLEFMDGLSPDYGFSWADMSFNLLGSGMFAGQQLLWHDQKLKLKISAFPKSYPTQQIIGDLGTQISIKDRVKDLYGENYFSQFLKDYNAQTFWLSFNPRLLYPKLTSKWPLFLNLAIGYGSDGLYGGFKNEWITNGERFQLHSISRVHQYYLSLDLDLKKIRTKYNWLNTALGILNIIKIPAPTIEFNSRGHIKGHWLFF; this is encoded by the coding sequence ATGATTTTACAGCAAAGATTTAATAAAATTTTATTAAGTCTTGTTGTTTCATTTAGTCTTTCTGCTACGGCATATTTGCAATCCAAGGTTCAATCCTTTTTAACACCAGCGGATTCCTTTAATTCAAAACGCGCTTGGTTAGCTGGCAGCTTTGGTGCAGCAACGTATACTGGTTTTTCATTTGGACTCTATAATGCGTGGTATAAAAAATCTAAATTAACAACATTCCATTTTTTTAATGATTTTGGTGAATGGAATCATCTCGATAAAGTAGCGCATAGTTATAATAGTTATATTCAAGCATCCAATAGTTTTGATGGCGCAAGGTGGTGTGGATATTCAGAAAAAAATGCGCTGGTTTGGGCCGGTACAATTTCTTTTCTTTTCCAATCCACCCTCGAATTTATGGATGGACTAAGTCCCGATTACGGCTTTAGCTGGGCAGATATGAGCTTTAATTTATTAGGTTCTGGTATGTTTGCAGGACAACAATTGCTATGGCATGATCAAAAATTAAAACTTAAAATATCCGCATTTCCAAAATCTTATCCAACACAACAAATTATAGGTGATTTGGGTACTCAAATTTCAATTAAGGATCGTGTAAAAGATCTTTATGGTGAAAATTATTTTAGTCAATTTTTAAAAGATTATAACGCACAAACATTTTGGCTTTCCTTTAATCCTCGTTTATTGTATCCAAAATTAACTTCGAAATGGCCGCTATTTTTAAATTTGGCTATTGGTTATGGTTCCGATGGATTATACGGAGGTTTTAAAAATGAATGGATAACAAATGGCGAACGATTTCAATTACATTCGATCTCTCGGGTTCATCAATATTATCTTTCTTTAGACCTGGACTTAAAAAAGATTCGCACAAAATACAATTGGCTAAATACAGCTCTTGGAATTTTAAATATAATTAAAATTCCGGCTCCAACTATAGAATTTAATTCAAGAGGTCATATAAAAGGCCACTGGTTGTTCTTCTGA
- the fahA gene encoding fumarylacetoacetase, protein MNLNKLNKPLIIDPQLKSWIQYSADCDFPIQNLPLGIFTYKDGLKKVCSIIGNQVIDLFGMYSDGFIYCQDLEISDLRAEYLNTLLARGKSTIREIRKDLANVFSESNHSIDRTNIQNHLYPLENVQLHLPVKAGDYTDFYSSREHATNVGIMFRDPANALLPNWLHLPVGYHGRASSIVVSGTDIKRPHGQMQLKEGEAPIFGLTKQLDIELEMAFVIGKENKLGHPIPIENAEDHIQGLLIFNDWSARDIQKWEYVPLGPFLGKNFASSVSAWLVDMDALEPFRIKGPEPIVPLLDYLKIEKAANFNIELEVYLITSDGLENLICKSNTKYLYWSISQQLAHHTSNGCNMQIGDICASGTISGPTPDSFGSMLELAWKGTKPLLMKDGTTRSFLQDGDTVLIKGFAQHDQYRIGFGEVSGRIVA, encoded by the coding sequence ATGAATCTAAATAAATTGAATAAACCGCTCATCATAGATCCACAATTAAAATCCTGGATCCAATATTCAGCTGATTGTGATTTTCCAATCCAAAATCTTCCATTAGGAATTTTCACTTATAAAGATGGATTAAAAAAAGTTTGTTCGATTATTGGCAATCAGGTGATTGATTTATTTGGTATGTATTCAGATGGTTTTATTTATTGTCAGGATTTAGAAATATCTGATTTGAGAGCAGAATATTTGAATACCTTATTGGCAAGAGGTAAGTCTACAATTAGAGAAATTCGCAAAGATCTTGCAAACGTATTTTCTGAAAGTAATCATAGTATTGATCGTACCAATATCCAAAATCATTTATACCCTTTGGAAAATGTCCAACTTCATTTGCCTGTTAAGGCCGGTGATTATACGGATTTTTATAGTAGCCGGGAACATGCGACGAATGTTGGCATCATGTTTCGCGATCCAGCAAATGCGCTACTTCCAAATTGGTTGCATTTGCCTGTTGGATATCATGGTCGCGCTTCGTCTATCGTAGTTTCTGGAACAGATATCAAACGACCGCATGGACAAATGCAATTAAAGGAAGGGGAAGCACCCATTTTTGGACTTACAAAGCAATTGGATATAGAACTTGAAATGGCTTTTGTAATTGGAAAAGAAAATAAATTGGGGCATCCAATTCCAATTGAAAATGCGGAAGATCATATTCAAGGATTGCTTATTTTTAATGATTGGTCTGCCCGTGATATTCAAAAATGGGAATATGTTCCACTGGGACCTTTTTTAGGCAAAAATTTTGCATCCAGTGTTTCTGCATGGCTTGTTGATATGGATGCATTAGAACCTTTTAGAATTAAAGGACCTGAGCCTATAGTACCCCTATTGGATTATTTAAAAATCGAAAAAGCAGCTAATTTTAATATAGAACTTGAAGTTTATTTAATTACATCAGATGGCCTTGAAAATTTGATTTGCAAATCCAATACGAAGTATTTGTATTGGAGTATTTCTCAACAGTTGGCACACCATACGAGTAATGGTTGCAATATGCAAATTGGGGATATTTGTGCATCTGGCACGATTTCCGGTCCGACTCCAGATTCTTTTGGATCTATGTTGGAACTTGCCTGGAAAGGCACAAAACCTCTATTGATGAAAGACGGCACTACCCGTAGTTTTTTACAGGATGGAGATACCGTGCTCATTAAGGGATTTGCACAACATGATCAATATCGCATTGGCTTTGGAGAAGTTTCAGGACGGATAGTAGCCTAA
- the metF gene encoding methylenetetrahydrofolate reductase [NAD(P)H] has protein sequence MKVTDHLQQTQGKTLISFEVLPPLKGGSINAIFQSLDPLMEFKPPFVDVTYHREEFLYNIQPSGYYQKIAIRKRPGTVGICSAIMHHYGVEAVPHLICGGFTKEDTENALIELHFLNIKNVLALRGDARKFDEKFIAEPGGNEYALDLVQQIGRMNQGVYLDPSIENGSRTDFCVGMAGYPEKHFEAPNMKSDLKFTRKKMEAGADYIVTQMFFDNNKYFEYVHQCRKEGIHVPIIPGIKPLTKRYQLASIPRHFYINIPEELVKEIQKAQTDLAVKEIGIEWCIAQCRELVKQGVPCLHFYTMGDSHSIRKIVEKVL, from the coding sequence ATGAAAGTCACTGACCACCTCCAACAGACCCAGGGGAAAACCCTCATATCCTTTGAAGTATTACCCCCATTAAAAGGTGGGAGTATCAATGCTATTTTTCAAAGTTTGGATCCATTAATGGAATTTAAACCACCATTTGTGGATGTAACCTATCACAGAGAGGAGTTTTTATATAATATACAGCCAAGTGGATATTACCAGAAAATAGCAATCCGTAAGCGGCCAGGTACCGTTGGAATTTGTTCTGCGATTATGCATCATTACGGAGTCGAAGCGGTTCCTCATTTAATTTGCGGAGGTTTTACCAAGGAAGACACTGAAAATGCTTTAATCGAACTTCATTTTCTAAATATAAAAAATGTATTGGCTTTGCGCGGAGATGCCCGAAAATTTGATGAAAAATTCATTGCTGAACCAGGAGGTAATGAATATGCATTAGACCTTGTGCAACAAATCGGCAGAATGAATCAAGGAGTGTACTTAGACCCTTCGATAGAAAATGGTAGCCGGACAGATTTTTGTGTGGGAATGGCTGGATATCCTGAAAAGCATTTTGAAGCGCCCAATATGAAATCCGATTTAAAGTTTACGCGCAAAAAGATGGAAGCTGGTGCTGATTACATCGTCACACAAATGTTTTTTGATAATAATAAGTATTTTGAATATGTCCATCAATGCAGAAAAGAAGGAATTCATGTGCCTATAATTCCTGGTATTAAGCCCCTGACAAAAAGATATCAGTTAGCTTCCATACCAAGACATTTTTACATCAATATACCAGAAGAACTAGTAAAAGAAATTCAAAAAGCGCAAACTGATTTGGCGGTAAAAGAAATAGGTATTGAATGGTGTATTGCTCAATGTCGGGAACTTGTAAAGCAAGGTGTACCTTGTCTTCATTTTTATACTATGGGGGATAGTCATTCCATTCGAAAGATTGTTGAAAAAGTGCTTTAA
- a CDS encoding CotH kinase family protein, translating into MQKAIFRFLFLILSLNVIAQDDFYKIDKVQEIKIVFGYNDWDYRLDTAKAGKENYIIAAYCTVNGVRFDSVGVKYKGNSSYRASNVKNPLHIKLDFVKNQDYNKITSIKLGNNFADPSAVREVLSYKILSNYMDCSRANNAIVYINGSKIGLYTNVESVNKKFCSDHFGSSDHVFVKGNPDRPGTNSTSNLKFISYDSTKYYTYYGMENTYGWWKLIALIDSLRTKPDAIPKMVDVDRSLWMHAYNNVLDNYDSYTGSFSQNYYLYEDNYGRFLPIVWDLNMSFGAFPGISGGATLDKIPILYQSTNLDRPLISSLLNNATYKRMYLAHLKTIAEENFVNNQYETDAKEMQKIVDTLVKNDLNSLTTYAAFQTSLTAAISGGGGGSTPGIVTLMKARLAFFNTTNEYKAVSPNIGNYVLFPEKPSVNDSVWVQVSISNSNSAFVGYRKNKYAIFEKRILFDDGNHHDNLAGDGIFGAYIIADTRKTQFYIYAENNNAGLFSPRRAEFEYHVIEASDLIADIQAGELVLNEFMSSNQSTVKDPSDDKYEDWLEIYNNSNRTLDLSGLNLTDDIHNIQKYEFPAGITLASKNRMMLWLDEDSKTPTELHANFKLSASGETLILSRQDGLVLDSLTFGAIPTDKAMERCPDGTGSFKITAKPTYNLPNCGIVQNTDVVLQSHFKLNPNPARNFVELISEVHSEIQNIKIINQLGSIVMKNQNAIMNISNLQNGLYFVLVQDGTNTTHILKLLKQ; encoded by the coding sequence ATGCAAAAAGCAATCTTTAGGTTCCTGTTTCTAATCCTTTCTTTAAATGTAATAGCCCAGGATGATTTTTATAAAATAGATAAAGTTCAGGAAATTAAAATTGTATTCGGATATAATGACTGGGATTATCGATTGGATACTGCGAAAGCTGGGAAAGAAAATTATATCATTGCAGCCTATTGCACTGTGAATGGTGTCCGATTTGATAGTGTCGGCGTAAAATATAAAGGGAATAGTTCATATCGTGCTTCAAATGTTAAAAATCCATTGCATATTAAATTGGATTTTGTCAAAAACCAGGACTATAATAAAATTACAAGTATAAAACTTGGAAATAATTTTGCCGATCCATCTGCAGTCAGAGAAGTTTTATCTTATAAAATTTTATCAAATTATATGGATTGCTCGCGCGCGAATAATGCAATCGTTTATATTAATGGAAGCAAGATAGGATTGTATACGAATGTTGAATCTGTAAATAAGAAATTCTGCAGTGATCATTTTGGTTCATCAGATCATGTTTTTGTAAAAGGAAATCCAGATCGTCCGGGCACAAATTCTACTAGCAATCTTAAATTTATAAGTTATGATAGTACGAAGTATTATACTTATTATGGTATGGAAAATACCTATGGATGGTGGAAATTGATTGCGCTTATAGACAGCTTGAGAACAAAGCCAGATGCAATTCCAAAGATGGTGGATGTGGATCGGAGTCTTTGGATGCATGCTTATAATAATGTATTGGATAATTATGATAGTTACACGGGTTCGTTTTCACAAAATTATTATTTATATGAAGATAATTATGGTAGATTCTTACCTATTGTTTGGGATTTAAATATGTCTTTTGGTGCTTTTCCTGGGATTTCTGGAGGTGCCACATTAGATAAAATTCCAATCTTATATCAGTCCACAAATTTAGACAGACCACTTATTTCAAGTTTATTGAATAATGCCACTTATAAGAGAATGTATCTCGCACATTTAAAAACAATAGCGGAAGAAAATTTTGTGAATAATCAATATGAAACAGATGCAAAGGAGATGCAAAAAATCGTGGATACTTTAGTTAAAAATGATCTTAATAGTTTAACAACTTATGCTGCTTTTCAAACCTCTTTAACAGCAGCTATTTCTGGTGGCGGTGGAGGTTCTACACCAGGTATAGTAACTTTAATGAAAGCACGTTTAGCGTTTTTTAATACAACCAATGAATATAAAGCAGTTTCGCCGAATATCGGTAATTATGTTTTATTTCCGGAAAAGCCCAGTGTTAACGATAGTGTTTGGGTTCAAGTTTCAATTTCAAATAGTAATTCTGCATTTGTCGGATATCGTAAGAATAAATATGCAATATTTGAGAAAAGAATTTTATTTGATGATGGAAATCATCATGATAATTTAGCAGGTGATGGAATCTTTGGTGCCTATATTATTGCCGACACCCGGAAAACTCAATTTTATATATATGCAGAAAATAATAATGCCGGTTTGTTTTCACCACGCCGCGCAGAATTTGAATATCATGTGATTGAAGCAAGTGATTTGATTGCAGATATTCAAGCTGGCGAATTGGTATTGAATGAATTTATGAGTTCTAATCAGTCGACTGTGAAAGATCCAAGCGATGATAAATATGAAGATTGGTTGGAAATCTATAATAACAGCAACAGAACCTTGGATTTAAGCGGACTGAATTTAACAGATGATATTCATAATATTCAAAAGTATGAATTTCCAGCGGGTATTACCTTAGCATCTAAAAATAGAATGATGCTTTGGTTGGATGAAGATAGTAAGACACCCACAGAACTTCATGCTAATTTTAAGCTTTCTGCATCCGGAGAAACTTTAATACTTTCTAGACAAGATGGGCTGGTTTTGGATAGTTTAACGTTTGGGGCAATTCCAACAGACAAGGCTATGGAGCGCTGTCCAGATGGTACAGGATCATTTAAAATTACAGCAAAGCCAACTTATAATTTACCAAATTGCGGGATCGTACAGAATACAGATGTGGTATTACAATCTCATTTTAAACTAAATCCAAATCCGGCAAGAAATTTTGTTGAACTGATATCAGAGGTTCATTCAGAAATACAAAATATTAAAATTATAAATCAATTGGGTAGTATCGTGATGAAAAATCAGAATGCAATCATGAATATATCCAACTTGCAAAATGGTTTGTATTTTGTCCTAGTTCAGGATGGAACGAATACAACGCATATATTAAAACTGTTAAAACAATAA
- a CDS encoding carboxypeptidase-like regulatory domain-containing protein gives MIQFSGFVYSESKGIKTPVPYAGIRILRTHRGSFSDENGFFSMASQTGDTVLINALGYKLKYHAIPIQLPSENYFIELTLQQDTFTLERAIVYPIPSKEHFKQEFLQMDVRNKMNEIANENLAADVLARIAPGVPSDGRSAVSLYFAQEAQKAYYDGQIKPQLIFSPIAWIEFFKALKRGDFKKKKKKEPEKK, from the coding sequence ATGATTCAATTCTCCGGTTTTGTATACTCAGAATCCAAAGGAATAAAAACACCTGTCCCTTATGCCGGTATCCGCATTTTAAGAACACATCGCGGTAGTTTTTCAGATGAAAATGGTTTTTTCTCCATGGCTAGCCAAACCGGGGATACGGTTCTTATCAATGCACTTGGATACAAATTAAAGTACCATGCAATACCTATTCAGCTGCCTTCTGAAAATTATTTTATCGAACTTACTTTACAGCAAGACACCTTTACACTGGAGCGTGCTATCGTCTACCCCATACCCTCTAAAGAACATTTCAAACAGGAGTTTTTACAAATGGACGTTCGCAATAAAATGAATGAAATTGCTAATGAAAATCTGGCAGCAGATGTGTTGGCTAGAATTGCTCCTGGTGTGCCTTCCGATGGCCGATCAGCGGTAAGCTTGTATTTTGCTCAAGAAGCGCAAAAAGCCTATTATGATGGACAAATTAAACCGCAATTGATATTTAGTCCTATCGCCTGGATTGAATTTTTTAAAGCTTTAAAAAGAGGTGACTTTAAAAAGAAGAAAAAGAAAGAGCCAGAGAAAAAATAA
- a CDS encoding alkaline phosphatase family protein, whose product MLKKLHASLVLLLFGAIVFGQLKSGPMLGAIELRTAYIWCELNAASQIKLEYWKLGDRRKVFHLIPSNFDRFNFKIREFFLTELEPGTSYEYQIVVDGKFRPNHAAGTFTTQKLWKWREDAPDFSFLAGSCAYFNDSIFDRPGRAYGGDSNIFLSMAKENAAMMLWLGDNWYYREVDFDSEWGLWYRASKDRSFPTLQPFLKAMSHYAIWDDHDYGPNNEGVAYIFKNEAKQIFTNYWSNPAKTQLQKGVYTKMSYSDVDFFMMDGRSFRSSDDMNDSLKANPNPNKVMWGLEQMNWLKNQLLNSRATFKLIANGSPILNQYNKYDCMVHYINEFQELIDFIIEEKISGVLFFTGDRHHSEITSRKLSDSYTTYDITSSSLTSGIYKLNDYEKSNPDLLVDLLIDQNNYTKVSVHGKPKERKLKVEFMDIKGMKLKEWEVHENQLKFLKY is encoded by the coding sequence ATGTTAAAAAAGTTGCATGCAAGTTTGGTTTTGTTGTTATTTGGAGCCATCGTATTTGGACAGTTAAAAAGTGGGCCGATGCTGGGTGCCATTGAGTTGAGAACCGCTTATATATGGTGTGAATTGAATGCAGCATCTCAAATCAAATTAGAGTATTGGAAATTGGGTGATCGCAGAAAAGTCTTCCATTTAATACCAAGCAATTTTGATCGGTTTAATTTTAAAATAAGAGAATTTTTCCTTACTGAATTAGAGCCTGGTACAAGTTATGAATATCAAATTGTGGTAGATGGAAAATTTAGACCCAATCATGCCGCCGGTACATTCACCACTCAAAAACTTTGGAAATGGAGAGAAGATGCTCCGGATTTCAGCTTTTTAGCAGGTAGTTGTGCATATTTCAACGATTCGATTTTTGATCGGCCCGGAAGAGCTTATGGAGGAGATTCTAATATTTTTTTATCGATGGCAAAGGAAAATGCTGCAATGATGCTTTGGTTAGGGGATAATTGGTATTACCGTGAGGTTGATTTTGATAGCGAATGGGGTCTTTGGTATCGCGCTTCAAAAGACCGAAGCTTCCCTACTCTTCAGCCCTTTCTAAAAGCAATGAGTCATTATGCAATTTGGGATGATCATGATTATGGACCTAATAATGAAGGTGTCGCTTATATTTTTAAAAATGAAGCAAAACAAATATTTACAAACTATTGGTCAAATCCTGCAAAAACACAATTGCAAAAGGGTGTTTACACCAAAATGAGCTATAGCGACGTAGATTTTTTCATGATGGACGGAAGAAGTTTTAGATCTTCTGATGATATGAACGATAGCCTAAAGGCGAATCCCAATCCTAACAAAGTAATGTGGGGTCTTGAACAAATGAACTGGCTCAAAAATCAATTATTGAATAGCCGGGCAACTTTTAAATTAATAGCAAATGGAAGTCCAATATTAAATCAGTACAATAAATATGATTGTATGGTTCATTATATAAACGAGTTTCAAGAATTAATAGACTTTATTATAGAAGAAAAAATTTCTGGGGTCCTGTTTTTTACAGGAGATCGGCACCATAGTGAAATAACATCCCGGAAGCTTTCAGATTCCTATACTACCTATGATATTACGTCCTCCTCATTAACCTCTGGTATTTATAAGTTGAATGATTATGAAAAATCAAATCCGGATTTATTGGTAGACCTGTTGATAGATCAGAATAATTATACAAAAGTGAGTGTTCATGGGAAGCCGAAAGAAAGAAAACTTAAAGTTGAATTCATGGATATAAAAGGAATGAAACTTAAAGAATGGGAAGTACATGAAAACCAATTGAAGTTTTTAAAATATTAA